The following nucleotide sequence is from Pseudomonas sp. RC10.
GTTGATGGGGCTAGTGCTGGTGATGATCGGCAACGTGCTGGTGTTCCGGAAGCCGAAGGCGGTGGTGCCGGTCGAGGCGAAGTTGGCGTAAAGCTGGTCGCTGGACTGCTTGAATTGTGATCATGCTCATGCCTGAGTGGGCATGATCAAAGAAGCATCGCGAGCAAGCTCACTCCTACAGGTCTGTGTCGAGCGCGCATTTCATGAACGACGCAATTCTGTAGGAGTGAGCTTGCTCGCGATTGGATCTCCCAGGCGATGACGTTGATCAGCCCTTCCACACCTGCTGATTCACCAAATCCTGCGGCTTCTCGCCCAACAACGCAGCGCGCAGGTTGTGGTACGCACGATCTGCCATGGCCTGACGGGTTTCGTGGGTCGCGGAGCCGATGTGTGGCAGGGTCACGGCGTTGCTCAGCTGGAACAGCGGCGACTCGGCCAGCGGCTCTTTCTCGTACACGTCCAGGCCCGCGCCGCGAAGGGTGCCGTTCTGCAACGCTTCGATCAGCGCCGGTTCGTCGACGATCGGGCCACGGGCGATGTTCACCAGAATCGCGCTCTTCTTCATCAGCCCCAGTTCACGGGTGCTGATCAGGTGTTTGGTTTTTTCGCTCAACGGCACGACCAGGCAGACGAAATCCGACTCGGCCAGCAACTGATCCAGCGTTCGGAATTGCGCCCCCAGTTCCTGTTCAATAGCGGTCTTGCGTGAGTTGCCGCTGTACAGGATCGGCATGTTGAAACCCAGACGACCGCGACGCGCAACGGCACCGCCGATGTTGCCCATGCCGACGATGCCCAGTGTCTTGCCGTGAACGTCGGTACCGAACTGCGGCGCTTCGATGCTACGGGTCCACTTACCCGCCTTGGTGTAGGCGTCCAGCTCCGCGACGCGACGGGCGCAGCTCATGATCAGGGAGAAACCAAGGTCGGCGGTGCTTTCGGTCAGCACGTCCGGGGTATTGGTCAGCATGATGCCGCGCTCGGTGAGGTAGCCGACATCGTAGTTGTCGTAACCGACCGAGATGCTCGACACCACTTCCAGCTGTTTCGCGCTTTCCAACTGTTCGCGGCCCAGCTTGCGACCGGCGCCGATCATGCCGTGGCTGTGGGGCAAGGCTTCGTTGAACTGCTCGTTCAGATCACCCTTTTTCGGGTCCGGGATGATCACGTTGAAGTCTTGCTGCAGGCGCTCGGCCATTTCCGGGGAGACGCGGCTGAAGGCAAGGACAGTCTTTTTCATCGGATAGCTACTCTCGGGCGGTTCAGAGGAAAAGTGCGTAGCACGCTAACATTCTTGTGGCGGGATTGGCAGGGCTGCCGGAGGAATGACATCGGAGTGAGATCTGTGGGAGCGAATTCATTCGCGAAAGACCAGTGCAGTCAACACATCTGCGTGGACTGATCCTTTTTTCGCGAATGAATTCGCTCCCACAGCTTCGCGGGTGTTTGCGAGCTACACGGTCTCCGGCAACACATGCGTCTGCAAATCCGCCTCATGGGCCGCCATGATTTCCGGCAGGGAACCGCGCAGGTATTCGACCCAGGTCTTGATCTTGGCATCCAGGTACTGACGCGACGGATAAATCGCATACAGGTTCAGCTCATGAGAGCGGTATTGCGGCAGCACGCGCACCAGCGAGCCGTTGCGCAGGCCTTCGATGGCCGAGTAGATCGGCAGAATCCCGATGCCCATGCCGCTGCTGATCGCCGCTTTCATAGCGTCGGCCGAGTTCACCAGAAATGGCGAGTTGCCGATGGTCACGGTTTCCTGGCCTTCCGGACCGTCGAACGCCCATTTCTCCAGCGGAAACACCGGGCTGACCAACCGCAGGCACGCGTGATTCAGCAAGTCGGCGGGCTTGTAAGCCATGCCGAACGCCTTGATGTACGCGGGCGAGGCACAGACGATGCTGTACGTAATGCCCAGACGCTGGGACACGAAACCTGAATCCGGCAACTCGCTGGCCAGCACGATGGAGACGTCGTAGCCCTCTTCGAGCAGGTCCGGCACCCGGTTGGTCATGGTCAGGTCGAAGGACACGTCCGGGTGATTGCGCCGGTAGCGGGCAATGGCGTCGATCACATAATGCTGACCGACGCCGGTCATCGAGTGCACTTTCAGCTGTCCGGCCGGGCGCGCATGGGCGTCGCTGGCCTCGGCTTCGGCTTCCTCGACGTACGTCAGAATCTGCTCGCAGCGCAGCAGGTACCGCTTCCCGGCCTCGGTCAGCGCGATGCGACGGGTCGTTCGGTTGAGGAGTCGGGTTTGCAGGTGTGCTTCTAGATTGGAGACGGCGCGCGAAACGTTGGCGGTGGTGGTATCCAGCTGAGCTGCGGCAGCGGTGAAGCTGCCCGCCTGTGCCACGCAACTGAAGGCGCGCATGTTTTGCAGAGTGTCCATTGGCCGTTCTCTGGAGAGATAGCAAATTGTGACATGAAGTTACTGATCCATGTCAGCCATACCAAAGGATTATCTCTGGTTCCGTAATAAAGATTCACAGAAGTCCCAGCTTATCGCCGTAACGGGCGCCACCTAGAATCGCGGCTCGATCCCCATCCTCCTCATTCGGGTAATTGCAGCTGTGCCGCGTCGCATCGTCAGAGGGCTGAAACCCCTCAGTGTCTGGGCTTTAACGTTACTCATCAGCGGCTGCATCGGAACCGGCGGAATCGCACCTCAAGGCACCTCGATGTCGCCAGACGCATTGGCCACCGACGACGCCATCAAGGCCGCGGCCAAGGACGCCCATTGGCCGGACGGGCAGTGGTGGCGCGCCTACGGCGACGACCAACTCAACCACTGGATCGAACTGGCGGCTCTGGGCAGCCCAAGCCTGGCCATCGCCGCTGCGCGCGTGCGACAGGCCAAGGCCATGGCGGGTATCGCCGAGTCGGCGGAATCCCTGCACGTCAATGGCGAGAGCACCCTCAAACGCCACAATTGGCCGACGGATCAGTTCTACGGGCCGGGCGAGCTGTCCAACACCAGCACTTGGGACAACAACGCCTCCCTTGGCTTGAGCTATTCCCTCGACCTCTGGGGCCGGGAAAGCAACAACACCGAGCAGGCACTGGACCTGGCGCACATGAGCGCCGCCGAAGAGCGCCAGGCACAGTTGGAATTGCAGGACAACATCGTCCGCGCCTACATCCAGCTGTCGCTCAACTATGCCCAGCGCGACATCGCCGAAGCGACCCTTGCCCAGCAACAGCAAATTCTCGATCTGGCGCAGCGTCGTCTGAAAGGCGGCATCGGCACGCATTTCGAGGTCAGTCAGGCTGAAACGCCGCTGCCCGAAACCCATCGTCAGATCGATGCGCTGGACGAGGCCATTGCCCTCAGCCGCAACCAGATCGCCGCGTTGGCAGGGGAGGGGCCGGGAGACGGCGCGAGCCTGCAACGCCCGACACTGTCGCTCAAGACGGCGTTGACCCTGCCGTCCGCCTTGCCCGCGCAATTGCTCGGCCAGCGCCCTGACGTCGTCGCCAGCCGTTGGCGCGTGGCGGCACAGGCCCGTGGCATCGATGTCGCCCACGCCGGTTTCTACCCCAACGTCGATCTGATCGGCAGCCTGGGCTACATGGCCACCGGCGGCGGCATGCTGGAATTTTTGACCGGCAAGAAATTCAACTACAGCGTGGGTCCGGCGATCAGCCTGCCGATTTTTGACGGCGGCCGTTTGCGCTCGGAACTGGGCGTGGCGTCGGCGGGGTATGACACAGCCGTTGCGCAGTACAACCAGACGCTGGTGACCGCGCTCAAGAGCATTTCCGATCAGTTGATCCGTCGTGAGTCGATGAACAAACAGCAGGTGTTCGCCGATCAATCGGTGGCTGCGGCGCAGAAGACCTACGACATCGCGATGGTCGCCTACAAACGCGGCCTGACCGACTACCTCAACGTGCTCAACGCGCAAACCCTGTTGCTCCACCAGGAACAGGTGCAGCAGCAGGTTCAGGCCGCGCGTTTGACCGTGCACGCAGAATTGGTCGTCGCGCTGGGCGGCGGGCTGATGGCAGGCAATGATTCGCCAGCGGCTGACAAGACCGTGGCGCCGAAACCCCCTGCTTTGTTGAACGTGCTGAGTCGGTGATCCAGATGCGCATCTGTGGCCTGGTCGGGCGCTATCGCGAGCAAGCTCACTCCTACAGGTTATGTGGCGGGTCGCTGATTTCGCTCACGACGAATTTCGGCTGTAGGAGTGAGCTTGCTCGCGATAGCCGTCCTGCGGCCAATGCAGGTCTTGAATTGAAATGACCCAAGCCCTGCACTGGCTCAAATCCCTCGAATTTCGTCGCGAGCTCAACGGCTGGGCGCGCAGCGACGGGGTGACGTGGATTTACATCTTCAAAGTCCTGATGGCCGCGTTCCTGACCTACTGGGTCGCGATGCGTCTGGAACTCCCGCAACCGCGTACGGCCATGATCACGGTGTTCATCGTCATGCAGCCCCAGAGTGGCCACGTGTTCGCCAAGAGTTTCTATCGCCTGATCGGCACGCTGGCGGGCTCCGTCGTGATGGTCACGCTGATGGCCCTGTTCGCCCAGAACAGCGAGCTGTTTCTCGGCAGCCTGGCCATCTGGGTTGGCCTCTGCTGCGCAGGCGCCGCACGCTACCGAAACTTCGCCGCGTACGGTTTTGTGCTCGCCGGCTACACGGCGGCGATGACCGGCCTGCCTGCGCTCGCTCACCCTGAAACTTCGTTCATGGCGGCGGTGTGGCGGGTGCTGGAAATCTCCCTCGGCATCGTCTGCTCGACCTTGGTCACCGCGGCGATCCTGCCGCAAAGCTCTGGCGCGGCGATGCGCAACGCGCTGTATCAGCGCTTTGGCGTATTCGCGCAGTTCGTCGTGACCGGGCTGCGCGGTGAGGGCAATCCGGCGGCTTTCGAAGCCAGCAACGTGCGTTTCATCGCCGATGCGGTCGGGCTGGAAGGCCTGCGCGCTGTGACGGTGTTCGAAGACCCGCACATGCGCCGGCGCAACGGTCGCTTGAACCGCTTGAACAGCGAATTCATGACCATCACCACGCGCTTCAACGCCTTGCATCAATTGCTGGAGCGTCTGCGTAGTCGTGGTGTGACGCCTGCCGTCGCGGCCATCGAGCCGGGCCTCAATGCCTTGGCCGAGCTGCTTCAGGGCTTCGCCGGTCGTGCGCTGACCAACGCCGACGCCGCGCTGCTGGCCCGTCGGCTGAGCGACTTCAAGGCCGACCTGCCTGAACAGGTGCGCAGTCTCCGCGCTGAATTCCTCAAGACCGCGCCCAGCGACAACGACCTGCTGGATTTTCACACCGCCTACGAATTGATGTATCGCTTCGTCGATGACCTGCACGACTACGCCGAGACCCACGCCTCGCTGGCCGACCATCGTCACGAGCGGGAGAACTGGGTCGAACCGTTCGTCTCCACCACCAACTGGATGTCGTCTGTAGCGTCGGGCGTTCGGGCGACGTTCATTCTGGGCGTGATGTCGGTGTACTGGGTCGCGACCGCCTGGCCCAGCGGGGCCTCAATGACATTGGTGTCAGCGGCGACCGTTGCCTTGTCGGCGACCACCGCGAACCCTCGGCGCATGTCGTTCCAGATGGCTTGCGGCACGTTTTTGGGCGCGCTGCTCGGCTTCTTCATCACCTTCTTCGTGCTGCCCCGCATCGACGGCTTCCCCTTGCTCTGCATGGTGCTGGCGCCGGTGTTCGTGCTCGGGACATTTCTGACCACGCGCCCGCAGTGGGTCGGCTATGGGTTGGGTTTGCTGATCTTCTTCAGCATCGGTTCGGCGCCAGACAACCTCACGGTCTACAACCCGTATACGTTTATCAACGATTACATCGCGATGGTCATCGGCATGCTGCTGTGCGCAGCGGCCGGGGCAATCATTCTGCCGCCCAACAGTCGCTGGCTGTGGCAACGGCTGGAAGGGGATTTGCGTCAGCAGGTGGGATTTGCGATCAGCGCGCCGTTGCGTCGGATTCGTTCGAGTTTCGAGAGCCGCACCCGCGACCTGATGCATCAGGCCTACGGTCTGGCCGCAGGCAAACCCGAGGTGCAGCGCAACCTGCTGCGCTGGATGCTGGTGGTGCTGGAAATCGGCCACGCGATCATCGAATTGCGCCGCGAGCAGGACGTGCTGCCTGTGCATCCGAGCTATGCGGAATCCCAGCCGTGGCGTCAGGCGATCCGCGCCATGGGCCGCTCGCTGGTGCGCCTGTTCCTGCAACCCGACCCCCACAATCTGGCGCGCAGCCTGGCGGCCGTGGACCACGCGATTGTCTGCGTGCAGAACACCGACGAGCCGTTCGCCCCGCATTTCGACACCTCGGCGCTGCGTCGAGTGAAAAGCTACCTGCACTTCATCCGCACCTGCCTGCTCGACCCGCAATCACCGTTGGCCTCGTCGCCCCCCGAGCACGCCGTGCAAGGACTTTCCCATGCCACGTGAAATCGCCTTCCACGGCGTTTACATGCCGACCGTGACGCTGATGTTCCTGGTCGCCATGGTGCTTTCCTGGGCGCTGGACCGCTTCATGTCTGGCCTCGACCTGTACCGTTTTTTCTGGCATCCGGCGTTGCTGCGCCTGAGCCTGTTCAGCTGCATTTTTGGCGCGATGGCGCTGACCGTTTACCGTTGAGGCACATGTAACCCGAGATGAAAAAGCTCATCAGTCTGATCGCGACGTTATTGATTCTGGCGCTGGCCATCTGGATCGGCCGCCTGCTGTGGATTCACTACATGGACACGCCCTGGACCCGCGACGGCCGCGTGCGCGCTGACGTGATCAACGTTGCCGCCGATGTCAGCGGCGTGGTCATCGACGTGCCGGTCAAGGACAACCAGCCCGTGAAAAAGGGCGACCTGTTGATGCAGATCGACCCCGAGCATTACCAGTTGGCGGTCAAACAGGCCGAAGCGCTGGTCGCGTCACGCAAAGCTACGTGGGAGATGCGCAAGGTCAACGCCGCCCGCCGCAAGGACATGGACGCGCTGGTGATTTCTGCCGAAAACCGCGAAGACGCTTCCAACGTCGCCAACTCCGCTCAGGCCGATTACCAACTGGCCGTGGCGCAACTGGAGGCTGCGCAACTCAACCTGCAACGCACCAAAGTGCTGGCGGCGGTTGATGGCTACGTCACCAACCTCAACGTGCATCGCGGGGATTACGCACGCATCGGCGAAGCAAAAATGGCGGTGGTCGACAAGAACTCGTTCTGGGTGTACGGCTTCTTTGAAGAGACCAAGCTGCCCCACGTGAAAATCGGCGACCCGGCGGACATGCAGTTGATGAGCGGCGAAGTGATGAAGGGCCACGTCGAAAGCATCGCCCGTGCGATCTACGACCGCGACAACCCGGAAAGCCGCGAACTGATCGCTGACGTCAACCCGACCTTCAACTGGGTGCGTCTGGCCCAGCGCGTTCCGGTACGCATCCACCTGGATAACGTACCGGACAGCGTGGTGTTGGCGGCGGGGATCACCTGCACGGTGATCGTGAATCCGCAGCCGTGATCAAACACTCTCGGGAAGCGGTGGCTGGACGGCCGCCGCCTTGCGCGAGGTCGATCTGGAGGAACGGTGCTTGGCGATCTGCGGGTGTATCCGATGCGAGATGGATTACAAAGGCCCCTGCAGTTTGAAGCGCTTGCTTAGAATCTTCTCCAGCAGCGACTTGGGTAGCAGTCGTGCCATCAACGGCAACGCACGGCTGCCGTTGCCCGAGCGCAACAGGCGAGGCGGATTTGGGTGTTGCACGGCGTTAAGCACATCGCGGGCAAACTCGTTAGCGGGAGTGGGATGAGTCTGCGAAGCATTGGCGCGGGCGCGGATGCCTTCACGCAACGGCCACCACGGCGAGCCTTCGTGGATAACCTGCTCGGCTTCATGGCTGGCATTCTTGGCGAATTGAGTATCGATGGCGCCGGGCTGTACCTCCATCACGCGGATGCCAAAGGGCGCCAGTTCCATCCGCAACGCGTCGCTCATCGCGCTGACTGCCGCTTTCGACGCGCAATAGGCGCCGCCGAACGGCGTGACTAACACCCCTGAAACGCTACCGATGTTCACCAGCAGCCCCTTGTTGCGGCGCAGCAGGGGAAACAGCGCGCGGGTGACGCCGACGATGGAAAACACGTTGGTTTCGAATTGCCTGCGGATGGCTTCGACGCCGCCATCGAGCAGCGGCCCGATGCCGCCGTAACCGGCGTTGTTGATCAGCACATCGAGCCCTTTGCCGTGCGCTTCGAATTGAGTGGCGAGGCGTTCCAGTGCAGCGCCGTCGTTGACGTCCAGTTCCACCGCGTTGAAGCCCGCCGCAGTCAGTGCCTGCACATCGGCTGGCTTGCGCGCCGTTGTCCAGACTTCATGGCCTGCGCCCTTAAATGCGTTCGCCATGGCGCGGCCGATGCCGCTGGAACAACCGGTGATCAGAACGACAGGCATGTTTCATTCCTTGAAGAGTGAGTGACGGTTCAATCGGAAAATGTGCCTTGGAGGCGCTCGGCGCGGAATTCCAGGGTTTGCGCGCGATAGCCGTTACGCAACGGCGGCAGCGGCAGGCAGTCCTGCCATTGGCTGCCTGGCAACAGTTCGCCGGGCCCGCGATAGCGCGGCGCGGTGTAGGTGTCGTCGGCGAGATTGACCGTATCCCCCGATGCGTACGCCGCGACTTTCCAGCGCAATTCCTTCAGGGGCACGTCGTTGCTGTTATCGATCAGCACCAGCAAAGGTTTACCCACAGGGCACTGCTGCGGCGCGTAATTCACCCGCAGTTGGAGTCGCTCCAGTCGCGATGCGTCACGCTTGTCTTCCCACACCACGAACCCCGCGACAACGGCCAGCCCGATGGCCGCCGCCAGCGAAACCGGTAAGGCTTTAGCGGGGTAACGTAGCAGCAGAATCAGCCAGGTGAAGATCAGTACGGCGCCGATGATCATCGTTCGATCTCGAAAGGGCAGGTGAGCTGCATCGTACCGAAAGGGGAGCAGGAGACCAACGGGCGATTGGCCATTCATGTGACTGACCAGCGGTCCTGTGTGGAGCTGACGGCCCACTAGGCTTCAGAAACAGAACATCGCAATGGAATGCACCTGTCATGTCTCCGTTCTCGTCCGCTCACCTGAAAACGCCTGCCCTGAGTGTCGTCGATCCTCGCGGCCTCGCGGTGCGTCAGGTTGCGTTCTACCGTGCCGATGCAGCGAACTTGCCGACCGAGCGGGTCAATCGATCCGCCTACGATACCGCTGGCCGACCCGTACGGCGCTGGGACCCGAGGCTATGGGGGGCAGCGAATAACGATGCCGATGCCCCGGCGAATCTCGACGCCATCTATTCCCTTACCGGGCAAACCCTGTGCACCCAGCATTCTGACCCAGGGTGGCGTGCTGAATTACTGGGTGAGGCAGGGCAGCGTCAGGTTCGCTGGGATGCCGAGCATCGCAGGCAGCGCGTTGAATACGACGTTCTGTTGCGCGCGCTCGCGGTCTTCGCAACACATGAAGGTCAAGAGACGTGCCTTGAGCGGTTGATCTACGGGGGCCCTGATGAGCGACATGCCAATCGATGTGGGCAATTGACTCGTCACGATGATTCGGCCGGTTCAGTGGTCAACGCTGCGTTCAGCCTCACTGGGCAGGCGAACGAACAAACGCGGCGTTTCTTGAGTGAACTCATTCCTCATGAATCGCCTGAAGTTGAGGGCAAGCGCGATTGCGCACTGGAGCATGGTTCAGCATCAATGACTCGCTGGCGATTCGATGCAACCGGTGAAGTTATTGAACAGACCGACGCCATGGGAAATACACAGTGCGTTAATCACACTGTTGCAGGTCAACTCAAGCGCACACGCTTGCAGTTGCGAAATCAGGATTTGAGAACGCTGGTCAGCGACATCCGCTACGACGCTCATAACCGGATCGAGTCGGAAACAGCGGGAAATGGCATCGTCACCACCCTCGATTACGACTCTGTCGATGGCCGCTTGCGCAACTTGCGTACGGATAACGGGCGGCTTCAGGATCTGGATTACCGCTATGACCCTGTCGGCAACGTCGTGAGTATTGAAGACCGTGCTCAGCCGACGCGGTACTTCGCCAACCAACAGGTCGAGCCACTACGAACATTCGTTTACGACTCGCTTTCTCAACTGATCGAGGCGACGGGGTACGAGTCGTCTACGGCGAATAAAGGCCCAACCGGCCAGTCATTCGCTACGGCCGATGCGTTGAGCAATTACACCCAGCGGTACGAGTACGACGCTGGCGGCAACCTGCAAAAGCTGATTCACAGCGGTACGCGTCATCACACTCACCACTTCGCGATCGCTCAATTCAGCAATCGCTCGCTGCTGCAAACAGGCCCTCATTTACCAACAGAAGAACAGATTGCAGCGGGTTTCGATGCCAACGGTAATTTGCGCGAGCTGTCGCCGGGGCAGGCCTTGAGTTGGACTCCGCGCAATCAACTGAGCGAAGTCACGCCCGTGGAACGTGAGACGGGCGCGAATGATCAGGAAATCTATCAATACGATGCCGCTGGCAAGCGTGTTCGCAAGGTGCGTTTCACACTAACGAAGGCTCTGATTCATCTCAGCGAAGTACGTTATTTACCAGGGCTGGAAATCCGCAGCCGCGAAACCGGTGAAGTGCTGCACCTACTGACTGTGATCGCGGGGCACAACCCCATCCGTGTACTGCACTGGGAGGCTGGGCAACCGGCTGAAGTTGATCATCCCCTGATTCGCTTCAACGTTGTCGACCCTATTGGGTCCTGTACGCTGGTGCTTGATCAGGGTGGGAAGTTGATCAGTCAGGAGGTTTATCACCCCTATGGCGAAACAGCGTGGTTTGCTGGTAGAAGCAAGGTGGATGCCGTGTACAGAACGGTTCGCTATTCCGGAAAAGAGCGAGACGCGACGGGACTTTACGATTACGGGGTGAGGTATTACGCCCCGGTTTTGATGCGATGGTTGAACCCGGATCCCGCAGGCGATATCGATGGTTTGAATCGTTACGCCTTCGTCACGGCAAATCCAGTCAGTGGATATGATTCGAATGGCGCCATGTTTACGTGCGCGAGCCGCTCACGCGACACCTTGATCTCAGCTCTCAAGTCCGACGGTTATCGGGTGCGGTATCAGGGTGTGGACAAAATGAAAAAGGCTTCTGAGACCGACCTCGTTTTTGCCATTGACGCTGCGTTAAATTTAGCCAGGGAGCTCATACAGCTAGAGGTAGACAGTTTCAAAACGGAAACTGACCGTCTGGAGGCATTTCTCGCCTTGGCACCCCATTCGCTCCCTGAAGGGATGGCGGTTGCGGTGAGCGAAAACTATCAGTCGATCGCAAAGGGTCTGTCCAGTTATCAGCAGGGCGGCCATTTGCGTAACCGATTGATTTACGTTGAAACAACTAACGCAACGCCCCTTACGTTCGCATTTATCCAACCCGGTGACCTCAAAAAACGCGTGTTCATAACCGATCATTTTCGCCGGCAAAGTGTCATTGCCAACGCTTCAGTGCTCGTTCACGAGATGTCCCACAGCGTCTTGAAGACTCAGGATTATTTTTATTATGAAAACTGGGGGCTCGGCGCTGAACAGGTGCCTTGCTACCTCAAAAGCCGACTCGCACTGCTGTCCGAACTTGCGGTAGGCAAAAATGGAGAACTGCGCCGGACCGCGACTTCAAACACGATGCTGAACTACCCCAAACACGTACTGAGCAACGCGGATTTCTGGGGGGCTTATCTTCTATCCCGCCCTTTGTCTCTCGCCAGGCATGAAGCCCTTTACCTTGATGCGCGGGGGCAACGCGAATGGATGGATCGTGAAAGAAAAGCATCGTCTCGATCACGCCATCCCAATCAGTTCAGCTGAGATAGCGGCATCTGGTTGCATCTGTTGGGTGTGAACGCAAAGGAGTGAAAAATCATGGCTGAGATCTGCGCCTTTCACGCAAAAACTCCAACGCTGACCAGCCTCGATGCGCGCACATTGCGGGTCCGCACGATTGATTTTTATCGGGCGCACGCCGATGAGCTCCCTTCTGATCGAGTTGACCGCTTGGCTTACGACTGCGCAGGCAGGCGTGTCAGTCGCTGGGATCCTCGGTTGTGGGCAGCAGCGAATCAATGGCCGGATACGCCAGGTAATTTGAGCACCGTGCATTCTCTGTCAGGCCAAGCGCTTTTCACTGAAAGCGCAGATGCCGGATGGAGCGCCGAGTTGCTGGGTGACGGCGGGCAACGGATTTGTCGATGGGATGGCGCAGGGCATTCGCAGTGGGTTGAGTATGATCAGTTGTTGCGAGCAAAAGCTGTGTTTGAAAACGATGGCGCTCGTGAACACTGCACCGAACGACTCATCTACGGCGGCCCTGATAACGCCTCTGCCAATCAATGCGGACAGCTGATGCGTCACGA
It contains:
- a CDS encoding RHS repeat-associated core domain-containing protein — encoded protein: MSPFSSAHLKTPALSVVDPRGLAVRQVAFYRADAANLPTERVNRSAYDTAGRPVRRWDPRLWGAANNDADAPANLDAIYSLTGQTLCTQHSDPGWRAELLGEAGQRQVRWDAEHRRQRVEYDVLLRALAVFATHEGQETCLERLIYGGPDERHANRCGQLTRHDDSAGSVVNAAFSLTGQANEQTRRFLSELIPHESPEVEGKRDCALEHGSASMTRWRFDATGEVIEQTDAMGNTQCVNHTVAGQLKRTRLQLRNQDLRTLVSDIRYDAHNRIESETAGNGIVTTLDYDSVDGRLRNLRTDNGRLQDLDYRYDPVGNVVSIEDRAQPTRYFANQQVEPLRTFVYDSLSQLIEATGYESSTANKGPTGQSFATADALSNYTQRYEYDAGGNLQKLIHSGTRHHTHHFAIAQFSNRSLLQTGPHLPTEEQIAAGFDANGNLRELSPGQALSWTPRNQLSEVTPVERETGANDQEIYQYDAAGKRVRKVRFTLTKALIHLSEVRYLPGLEIRSRETGEVLHLLTVIAGHNPIRVLHWEAGQPAEVDHPLIRFNVVDPIGSCTLVLDQGGKLISQEVYHPYGETAWFAGRSKVDAVYRTVRYSGKERDATGLYDYGVRYYAPVLMRWLNPDPAGDIDGLNRYAFVTANPVSGYDSNGAMFTCASRSRDTLISALKSDGYRVRYQGVDKMKKASETDLVFAIDAALNLARELIQLEVDSFKTETDRLEAFLALAPHSLPEGMAVAVSENYQSIAKGLSSYQQGGHLRNRLIYVETTNATPLTFAFIQPGDLKKRVFITDHFRRQSVIANASVLVHEMSHSVLKTQDYFYYENWGLGAEQVPCYLKSRLALLSELAVGKNGELRRTATSNTMLNYPKHVLSNADFWGAYLLSRPLSLARHEALYLDARGQREWMDRERKASSRSRHPNQFS